One genomic segment of Methanobrevibacter sp. includes these proteins:
- the larC gene encoding nickel pincer cofactor biosynthesis protein LarC produces the protein MTIIIDPQSSGIAGNMLIGAFVDLGADADKLKEVMEKSAYEFGKVEVTFSKVAKHGISSTLCHVEMLENKHPINYNDFISKIRKLDLDEKVINTSVSIFERIAKAESKVHGKNLNEVHFHEVGASDAVADVIGSVYAYYSLGYDLHEIIGLPIAVGGGRVKTAHGTIPVPAPAVVEILNDAYMIGGPVDSELATPTGSAIYMELCGEIKEFIPQIKAKKVGYGAGRKDFDHPNVLRIIEATDMSESDSIDVIETNLDHLTGEEIGYLFDVLLDAGASDVSITPIIMKKNRQGSLLKVISRKSNRENMLNIIFKETGSLGIRIAPNMHRGIARREFETKSYEINGKTYDVTFKIGYVNGEVISKRPEYEDLKTIAQDTGLALRKVKEIIK, from the coding sequence ATGACAATTATTATTGACCCTCAATCCAGTGGAATAGCAGGAAACATGCTGATTGGAGCATTTGTCGATTTAGGAGCAGATGCAGATAAATTAAAAGAAGTGATGGAAAAATCAGCTTATGAATTTGGAAAAGTTGAAGTGACATTTTCCAAGGTCGCAAAACATGGAATTTCATCAACATTATGCCATGTTGAGATGCTGGAGAACAAGCATCCCATAAACTATAATGATTTCATTTCAAAAATCAGGAAACTGGATTTGGATGAAAAAGTAATTAATACTTCAGTCAGTATTTTCGAAAGAATTGCAAAAGCCGAAAGCAAAGTGCACGGCAAAAATTTAAACGAAGTTCATTTCCATGAGGTTGGGGCAAGCGATGCGGTTGCTGATGTGATAGGTTCAGTTTATGCATATTACTCATTAGGTTATGATTTACATGAAATTATCGGCCTTCCAATAGCTGTTGGAGGTGGAAGGGTTAAAACTGCCCATGGAACAATACCTGTTCCTGCACCTGCTGTTGTTGAGATTTTAAATGATGCATATATGATTGGAGGACCTGTTGACTCTGAGTTAGCAACACCTACCGGTTCTGCAATATATATGGAATTATGCGGCGAAATCAAAGAGTTCATCCCACAAATTAAAGCAAAAAAAGTCGGTTACGGTGCCGGACGTAAGGATTTTGACCATCCGAATGTGTTAAGAATAATTGAAGCAACAGATATGAGCGAAAGCGACAGCATAGATGTTATTGAAACCAACCTTGACCATTTAACCGGTGAAGAAATCGGATACCTCTTTGACGTATTGTTGGATGCCGGTGCAAGTGACGTTTCAATTACACCAATTATCATGAAAAAAAATCGTCAGGGAAGTCTTTTAAAGGTAATTTCTAGAAAATCAAATAGAGAAAACATGTTAAATATTATTTTTAAAGAAACCGGCAGTTTGGGCATCAGAATTGCTCCCAACATGCACAGAGGAATTGCAAGACGTGAATTTGAAACTAAAAGCTATGAAATAAACGGCAAAACATATGACGTAACATTCAAAATAGGTTATGTCAATGGCGAAGTGATTTCAAAAAGACCCGAATATGAGGATTTAAAAACTATTGCTCAAGACACCGGTTTAGCTTTAAGAAAAGTTAAGGAGATAATAAAATGA
- the queC gene encoding 7-cyano-7-deazaguanine synthase QueC codes for MKKAISVFSGGLDCTVATTVFDKDYEIHAITFNYGQKALNPEINASKKICEKMGWSHEVINLEWLSNISNSSLNTSADIPEVTEDDLDDLDKSGESAENVWVPARNTVFTSIALSYAESIGAEIIIVGWNNEEGATFPDNSKEYLEKFNELIDVGSPDKIRIEAPCINLSKEELVELGVEIGAPIKLSYSCYKGEDDPCGVCESCMRRNRAFRKVGI; via the coding sequence ATGAAAAAGGCAATCAGCGTTTTTTCAGGAGGACTTGACTGTACTGTTGCAACTACAGTTTTTGACAAGGATTATGAAATTCATGCCATAACCTTCAATTACGGTCAAAAGGCATTAAATCCAGAAATAAATGCATCAAAAAAAATCTGTGAAAAGATGGGTTGGAGTCATGAAGTGATTAATCTTGAATGGCTTTCAAATATCAGCAACTCCAGTTTGAATACTTCAGCAGATATTCCTGAAGTCACAGAAGATGATTTGGACGATTTGGATAAAAGCGGTGAAAGTGCTGAGAATGTTTGGGTTCCTGCAAGAAACACAGTCTTTACATCAATTGCACTATCCTATGCTGAAAGTATCGGTGCGGAAATCATCATTGTCGGATGGAACAATGAGGAAGGAGCAACATTTCCGGACAATTCAAAAGAGTATCTAGAAAAATTCAATGAACTGATTGATGTTGGTTCACCGGATAAAATAAGAATTGAAGCACCATGCATTAATTTGAGTAAGGAGGAACTGGTCGAGTTAGGCGTTGAAATTGGTGCTCCAATTAAATTAAGTTATTCATGTTATAAAGGAGAAGATGATCCCTGTGGTGTTTGTGAAAGCTGTATGAGACGAAACAGAGCATTTAGGAAAGTGGGAATCTAA
- a CDS encoding vWA domain-containing protein yields the protein MDTTPQNENLDLIFLMDRSGSMRGSEEDTIGGFNSFIEREKAKGLNTTVTTILFDDYYEVLYKRKSIDEVELLTSEEYWVRGCTALLDAIGKTINTLDKEIDNKALFVIMTDGMENSSKEFTKAQISNLINSHNWEFIYIGADIDSYSEAGNIGIRKSRVANYRKTKEGFGDVFRSVENVSYCVRENMDLENSDWKKDLEKYD from the coding sequence ATGGATACAACACCACAAAATGAAAACTTGGACTTGATATTTTTAATGGACCGCAGTGGATCCATGAGAGGATCAGAAGAAGACACAATTGGTGGGTTCAACTCATTTATCGAAAGAGAAAAAGCAAAAGGACTAAACACTACAGTAACCACAATTCTTTTTGATGACTACTATGAAGTGTTATACAAAAGAAAATCAATCGATGAAGTGGAATTATTAACTAGCGAAGAATATTGGGTAAGGGGATGCACAGCACTGTTGGATGCAATTGGAAAAACAATCAATACTCTTGACAAGGAAATCGACAACAAAGCATTATTTGTAATAATGACTGATGGAATGGAAAATTCTTCCAAGGAATTTACAAAAGCCCAGATTTCAAATCTTATTAACAGCCACAACTGGGAATTCATATACATAGGAGCAGACATTGACTCCTACTCAGAAGCTGGAAACATAGGTATAAGAAAATCCCGCGTTGCAAATTATAGGAAAACAAAAGAAGGATTTGGTGATGTTTTCAGGTCAGTTGAAAACGTTTCATATTGTGTACGGGAAAATATGGATTTGGAGAATTCGGACTGGAAGAAAGATTTGGAAAAATATGATTAG